A single window of Cottoperca gobio chromosome 9, fCotGob3.1, whole genome shotgun sequence DNA harbors:
- the LOC115013431 gene encoding coiled-coil domain-containing protein 180-like, whose translation MEHLEPVSVREVCVLWQEVEEEVKLKKFRIVELNHKLTESETQRTDKIRVVLRKNLHLLGKISFLPPPDVCRLIHTEATMLNQSLLANRRSVARLLLLLQEENLQQEALLRLHWEDCLSRWRRGRVTQVIDGFRSLCSSDEEQLVSGQLEMKRDLTEQREDIVDKIWSMVPPSCSTALVSDWFNQLTAVNQLIDGLHADFLYQLHCCYEQKWQDRLAEVERCEEALSALQLSDEEVKDIVSSQLLTLIGRSQSQDEERLAALDLCCDSAARRALSFSRCVFVVMRGAALLWETHSRRLESREEDVQQHLHELRRSQQRHTQRKKVHLDDLLGRLRQESSEDALKTSLDKSVQYLQDVTHSCRQCVSDQGDVLDRLPTLYLEELLSYSRSISSFFHLSHTYRPVTTATTPTDTHTHACW comes from the exons ATGGAACACCTGGAACCCGTCAGTGTGCGG gaggTGTGTGTTCTCtggcaggaggtggaggaggaggtgaagctgAAGAAGTTCAGAATCGTGGAGCTGAACCACAAACTGACCGAATCTGAGACTCAACGCACTGACAAA ATCAGAGTTGTGCTCAGGAAGAACCTCCACCTGCTGGGGAAGATCAGCTTCCTACCTCCACCTGACGTCTGCAGGCTGATCCACACTGAGGCCACG ATGTTGAATCAGTCTCTTTTGGCGAACCGGCGCAGCGTGgctcgtctgctgctgctcctccaggaGGAGAACCTGCAGCAGGAGGCGCTCCTCCGTCTGCACTGGGAGGACTGCCTGAGCCGCTGGAGGAGGGGCAGAGTCACCCAGGTAATAGACGGCTTCAG GAGTCTGTGTAGCAGTGATGAGGAACAGCTGGTCTCAGGTCAGCTGGAGATGAAACGAGATCTGACAGAACAACGTGAAGACATCGTCGATAAGATCTG GTCTATGGTCCCGCCCTCCTGTTCCACTGCTCTGGTCTCTGATTGGTTCAACCAGCTGACAGCTGTGAATCAACTGATCG acgGTCTTCATGCTGACTTCCTCTATCAGCTCCATTGTTGTTATGAACAGAAGTGGCAGGATCGACTGGCTGAGGTGGAGCGCTGTGAG GAGGCGCTGTCTGCTCTGCAGCTGTCTGATGAGGAAGTGAAGGACATTGTCAGCTCTCAGCTCCTCACTCTGATTGGACGAAGCCAGAGTCAGGACGAAGAGCGATTGGCTGCCTTAGAT ctgtgCTGTGACTCCGCTGCCCGTCGTGCTCTCAGTttcagcaggtgtgtgtttgttgtgatgcGAGGAGCAGCGCTGCTATGGGAGACACACAGCCGCAGGttagagagcagagaagaagatgtACAACAACACCTGCACGAGCTGAGACGCTCACAGCAGCgacacacacag AGGAAGAAAGTGCATCTGGATGACCTGCTCGGGAGACTTCGTCAGGAGAGCAGCGAGGACGCTCTGAAGACGTCTCTGGACAAAAGTGTCCAATACCTGCAGGATGTCACACACAG ctgcagaCAGTGTGTCTCTGATCAGGGGGACGTGTTGGACCGTCTCCCCACTCTCTACCTGGAGGAGCTCCTCTCCTACAGTCGCAGCATCAGCTCCTTCTTCCACCTCAGCCACACCTACAGACCGGTAACCACGGCAACCacacctacagacacacacacccacgcctGCTGGTAA